From the genome of Sporocytophaga myxococcoides DSM 11118:
TCGTCAGATATCAATATCAGAAATAAAAAGGCAGGTTTCGAATTTCAGTTTCTTGAAAATTTTACTGCTGGAATGGTTCTAAGAGGAACTGAAATTAAAGCTATCCGGCAGGGGAAAGTTAATTTTCAGGATGCCTTCTGTTTTTTTAGGGGAAATGAATTGTATGTCAAGAATATGCATATCTCAATTTATACAGAAGGAAGTTACTACAATCATGAACCATTAAGGGACAGAAAGCTGTTGCTCAACAAAAAAGAATTGAGGAAATTACTTATCAAAGGTGATGAAAAAGGGCTCACAATTATACCCGTCCGGTTGTTTGTGAATGACAGAGGATTTGCCAAATTGGAAATAGCTTTAGGTAAAGGGAAAAAACTCTACGACAAGCGAGAAGATATTAAGGCAAAAGATGTTAGGAGAGAACTTGAAAGAGATCGTTATTAATGATAAGTTTATTTTTTTATATTTAAGCTGAAAAAAATTATATAAATAATGCATCAAGAGCCTTTATTGGAAATTTACGGAGTCTGTAATCTAAGTGTAGTGCCTGTTAAAATAGAACCATCCGACAAAAGTGAAATCGGAACGCAACTTCTGTTTGGAGAACTTTTTACGATATTGAATAAGTCACAAGATGGAAAATGGGTCTACATAGAAATCGTTCAGGATCAGTATAAAGGCTGGATTGATTCAAAGCAGTATGAACCTGTAAGCAAGGAGTATTTCACTGAATTTCAAAAATTACAGTGGCCAGTTTGTAAGGATGTAATGGGTGTGATTCAGGGAAATGGGAAGTATTTTCCTATCTTGATGGGAAGCACTTTGCCTTTTTATAATAATGGAACAGTAATAATCGGAAAAAATATTCTCCGGTTCGACGGTGAAGCTCAGTTTATTAACCATACTCCAGATCTGAAATTTCTTGAGCGCACGGCCAAATTTTATTTGTCAGCGCCTTATTTATGGGGAGGTAAGTCTCATTTTGGAATAGACTGTTCTGGTTTTACCCAACAGGTAATGAGGTTCTGTGGAAAGCAACTGCCAAGAGATGCATATCAGCAAGCTGAATGTGGTTTTAAAAAGCCTTATTCTGAGCGTCTTCCAGGAGACCTGGCATTTTTTCATAATGCACATGGAACAGTTGTTCACGTAGGTATTTTACTTGATCAGAATTTGATCATCCATGCTTCGGGTGAAGTAAGGATAGACGCGCTGGACGAAAATGGAATTTTCAATAAGGAGAAAAATACCTATACTCATAAGCTTTCCTCCATCAATCAAATCTTTTAACTAAATAAGCATTAGCCATTGAAAAATCCGGAAATCAATAAAATCAGTCACTCAGTTGTAATTTCTCATGATTATACGGACTTTTTTTAATGCTTAATCCCGTTAAAAATCAGAGAATTTAGAATTTTAAGAAATTTTCTTACCTTTGCACTCCGTTTTTAGAGAAAAATATTCTGTTGAAAGGCGGATAAATATTTTATGTTAAACCAAAATTTCAGTCGGACTGCCCGACGGCTGATGTAAATAGGGCAGACTATTAATTATTATGGCAAAACCAAAAGAAGATTTTAACTGGGAAAGCTTTGATACCAAAGGTTTCGGTTCAGGTTATGATGCTAAGAAAAGAGCAGAATTAGAAGCTCTTTACGAAGGTACTATTACCCAGGTAAATGAGAAAGAAGTTGTTAAAGGTACTGTTGTAGGTATCACAGACAGAGATGTGATCCTTAATATTGGCTTTAAATCAGACGGATTAGTTCCATTATCAGAGTTTCGTGATCTTGAAGATCTGAAAGTAGGACAAGAAGTAGAAGTGTTCGTTGAAGATCAGGAAGATGCTCAAGGACAGCTTATCTTATCAAGAAGAAAAGCTAAAATCGTTCAGGCTTGGAGCAATATTCAAAAAGCACTTGATAACGATATCGTTATCGAAGGAATTGTTAAAAGAAGAACTAAAGGTGGTCTTATCCTTGATATCTTCGGTGTTGAAGCTTTCCTTCCAGGTTCTCAGATTGACGTGAAGCCAATCAGAGATTTTGATGTGTTTGTTGGTAAGAAAATGGAGGTAAAAGTTGTAAAAATCAACTATACCAACGATAACGTAGTTGTTTCTCACAAAGTACTTATCGAGAAAGATATTGAGAAGCAAAAAGCTGAGATCCTTAACAACCTAGAAAAAGGTCAAGTACTTGAAGGTGTTATCAAGAATATGACAAACTTCGGTGTGTTCATTGATCTTGGAGGCGTTGACGGATTATTGCACATCACAGATATTTCATGGGGTAGAATCAATCATCCTGAAGAAGTTCTTAAACTTGATCAGAAAGTTAATGTTGTTGTACTTGACTTTGATGATGAGAAGAAGAGAATTTCTCTTGGTATGAAACAACTTACATCTCATCCTTGGGATTCACTTCCTGAAACTATTCAGGTTGGTTCTAAAGTTAAAGGTAAAATTGTGAACGTTGCAGATTATGGTGCATTCCTTGAAATCCTTGCAGGAGTTGAAGGTCTGATCCACGTTTCTGAAATGTCATGGTCTCAGCATTTGAGAAATCCACAAGATTTCATCAAAGTTGGTGATGAGCTAGAGGCTGTTGTTCTTACTCTTGATAGAGAAGAAAGAAAAATGTCTCTTGGTATCAAACAATTAACTGAAGATCCTTGGACTAAACAAGATGTACTTACTAAGTATGCTGTTGGTTCTAAGCATTCAGGAGTTGTAAGAAACCTTACAAACTTCGGTCTGTTTATTGAGCTTGAAGAAGGCATCGATGGACTGGTGCACGTAAGTGACCTAAGCTGGACTAAGAAAATCAAACATCCTTCCGAATTTGTTAAAGTAGGAGATAAACTTGATGTTGTAGTTCTTGAGCTAGATGCTGAAAACAGAAGACTTGCTTTAGGACACAAACAACTTGAAGAAAATCCTTGGAATACATTCGAAACAATCTTCACTGTAGGTTCTTCTCACAAAGCAACTATCATTCAGAAAAATGATAAAGGAGCTGTTCTTGAGTTACCTTACGGAATCGAAGGATTCTCAAGTGCAAAAAATCTTGTAAAACAAGATGGTAAAACAGCAGAAGTTGGAGAAAGCTTAGATTTCAAAGTTCTTGAGTTCTCTAAAGATGAGAAGAGAATCGTTTTATCTCATACAAGAGTTCATTCTGCAGCAGAACAAGCTGAAGAAGCTAAAGAAGTTAAGAAAACTGCAAAAGCAAAAGCTCCTGCAAAAGCATCTTTACCTGAAGTTGAGAAATCAACACTTGGAGATTTAGAAGCACTTTCTGATCTTAAGAAGCAAATGAATAAAGACGAAGCTACTGCAGAGAAAAAAGCTAAAGCTAAGAAAAAAGAAGACGGAGAATAATTCTCTTTCATAAATAGAAATGCTCGTGAGAGCATTTCTATTTTATAATAAAATGTTATTTTTTTTTGAAGTTATAAGTATTTATTATAAGTTTACATCACCAAGATATGGTTCTGTGGCCGAGTGGCTAGGCAGAGGTCTGCAAAACCTTTTACAGCGGTTCGAATCCGCTCGGAACCTCAAAAAAGCCCTTAGTTTACTAGGGGCTTTTTAATTTTTATCTGATAATATTTTTTATAGACCAATTGTCAGTAAAATCATATAAACAATACTAATGTCTCTTTTAAAATTTCTGAAAATATTTATCATATTAATTAAATTGTTACGTATTAAACAGATACTAAAAAAATCTTTTCAATGTTTACTCAATATAGACTGAAGGTTATCCTAGTCCTTCTTCTGTTGTTTTTTCATTTTAATATAAATGCTCAGAACAATAAGAAGGAAGTAAGGAGATTATCTGACGAGGCCGCTAATTTTTTCAGAATTGGTAAGTCTGGCGATCAGGAAGCATTTATAAAAGCTTTGAATTTATTTTTAATAGCAGATAGTTTACAGCCTGATGATCCCGAAATTTCATATTCAGTGGGACTATGCTATAATCACACAGATCAGAAGCTAAAAGCTTTGCCATATCTGGAAAAAGCTAAAACTGGAGGAGTAAAATATCCTGACCTTGATTATTATCTTGCTGTTTCTTATCACCTTGCTCATAGATTTCAAGAGGCCATAGTATTATTGAACACTTACAAAAAAAATGTTCCTTCTGATAAGCAAATTGCTGATAGACTCATATCTAATTGTGAGAATGGAATTGAATTGGTGAAAACTCCCAAAGAAGTAAAAATTACGAATCTTGGTCCGAATGTCAATTCGAAATTTCCGGATTATCATCCTTCTATTTCTGCAGACGAAAGTACAATCATCTACATATCCCGCAGAGACAGCACTACAGGAGGTCAGATAGATATTCAGGACAATAAATTTTTTGAGGATATATACATCTCTAATAAAGTAAACGGAGAATGGACTAAACCACAGGATTTGGGAAATGGCATCAATACTGCGTCTCATGATGGTTCTGTAGGTCTTTCTGCAGATGGTCAGGAATTATTTATCTACAGATGGTCTAAAGAAAATCACGGTGATTTGTTTGTCAGTGATCTAATGGGAACAGAATGGTCTGCACCACGCAATATTGGCAGTAATATCAATACCAAAGCCTGGGAGTCAGATATGAGTATTACTCCGGATAAGAAAATAATATTCTTTACCAGTGATAGAGCAGGAGAGGGGGGGCGTGATATTTACATGGCGAGAAAATTACCTAATGGCGAGTATGCCAAACCAATTAATCTAGGACCTAAGATAAATACAAAGTTTGATGAAGATGCTCCTTTCATTCACCCGGATGGAAAAACACTGTATTTCAGTTCTAAGGGACATAAATCAATGGGGGGATATGATATTTTTTCTTGTACTATAAATCTAGAAACAGCTACTATTCTTACTGAGCCAGTGAATGTAGGGTATCCTATTAATACTGCTGATGATGATGTTTTCTTCGTATGGTCTGCTGATAATAAGAGAGCTTATTTTGCATCTGAAAGAGAGGGAGGGTACGGAGAAAAAGATATTTATATGCTGGAGAGAGCAGATGTTGAAGCTGCACTGGTTGTGTTAAAAGGTAAGATACTGAACTGTAATTTGAATAATCCGGTTACA
Proteins encoded in this window:
- the smpB gene encoding SsrA-binding protein SmpB; translation: MAAKEKISSDINIRNKKAGFEFQFLENFTAGMVLRGTEIKAIRQGKVNFQDAFCFFRGNELYVKNMHISIYTEGSYYNHEPLRDRKLLLNKKELRKLLIKGDEKGLTIIPVRLFVNDRGFAKLEIALGKGKKLYDKREDIKAKDVRRELERDRY
- a CDS encoding C40 family peptidase; translation: MHQEPLLEIYGVCNLSVVPVKIEPSDKSEIGTQLLFGELFTILNKSQDGKWVYIEIVQDQYKGWIDSKQYEPVSKEYFTEFQKLQWPVCKDVMGVIQGNGKYFPILMGSTLPFYNNGTVIIGKNILRFDGEAQFINHTPDLKFLERTAKFYLSAPYLWGGKSHFGIDCSGFTQQVMRFCGKQLPRDAYQQAECGFKKPYSERLPGDLAFFHNAHGTVVHVGILLDQNLIIHASGEVRIDALDENGIFNKEKNTYTHKLSSINQIF
- the rpsA gene encoding 30S ribosomal protein S1, with amino-acid sequence MAKPKEDFNWESFDTKGFGSGYDAKKRAELEALYEGTITQVNEKEVVKGTVVGITDRDVILNIGFKSDGLVPLSEFRDLEDLKVGQEVEVFVEDQEDAQGQLILSRRKAKIVQAWSNIQKALDNDIVIEGIVKRRTKGGLILDIFGVEAFLPGSQIDVKPIRDFDVFVGKKMEVKVVKINYTNDNVVVSHKVLIEKDIEKQKAEILNNLEKGQVLEGVIKNMTNFGVFIDLGGVDGLLHITDISWGRINHPEEVLKLDQKVNVVVLDFDDEKKRISLGMKQLTSHPWDSLPETIQVGSKVKGKIVNVADYGAFLEILAGVEGLIHVSEMSWSQHLRNPQDFIKVGDELEAVVLTLDREERKMSLGIKQLTEDPWTKQDVLTKYAVGSKHSGVVRNLTNFGLFIELEEGIDGLVHVSDLSWTKKIKHPSEFVKVGDKLDVVVLELDAENRRLALGHKQLEENPWNTFETIFTVGSSHKATIIQKNDKGAVLELPYGIEGFSSAKNLVKQDGKTAEVGESLDFKVLEFSKDEKRIVLSHTRVHSAAEQAEEAKEVKKTAKAKAPAKASLPEVEKSTLGDLEALSDLKKQMNKDEATAEKKAKAKKKEDGE
- a CDS encoding OmpA family protein, producing MFTQYRLKVILVLLLLFFHFNINAQNNKKEVRRLSDEAANFFRIGKSGDQEAFIKALNLFLIADSLQPDDPEISYSVGLCYNHTDQKLKALPYLEKAKTGGVKYPDLDYYLAVSYHLAHRFQEAIVLLNTYKKNVPSDKQIADRLISNCENGIELVKTPKEVKITNLGPNVNSKFPDYHPSISADESTIIYISRRDSTTGGQIDIQDNKFFEDIYISNKVNGEWTKPQDLGNGINTASHDGSVGLSADGQELFIYRWSKENHGDLFVSDLMGTEWSAPRNIGSNINTKAWESDMSITPDKKIIFFTSDRAGEGGRDIYMARKLPNGEYAKPINLGPKINTKFDEDAPFIHPDGKTLYFSSKGHKSMGGYDIFSCTINLETATILTEPVNVGYPINTADDDVFFVWSADNKRAYFASEREGGYGEKDIYMLERADVEAALVVLKGKILNCNLNNPVTGKITVTDNTTQQVIGIYTPNSSTGNYIVILPAGKNYGVSVEAPGYVFYSKNIDIPFLEHYQEIDDQICMEQLKKGTKIVLRNVFFDVDKATLRKESEAELERLVELLNNNKSIKILISGHTDSDGNDDHNLRLSDARAKAVVDYLISKSIAGSRLTSKGFGETKPIMANDTPENKQMNRRTEIEIIE